One part of the Sciurus carolinensis chromosome 6, mSciCar1.2, whole genome shotgun sequence genome encodes these proteins:
- the Yipf5 gene encoding protein YIPF5, whose translation MSGFDNLNTEFYQTSYSIDDQSQPSYDYGGSGGPYSKQYAGYDYSQQGRFVPADMMQPQQPYTGQIFQPTQTYTPATPQPFYGNNFEDEPPLLEELGINFDHIWQKTLTVLHPLKVADGSIMNETDLAGPMVFCLAFGATLLLAGKIQFGYVYGISAIGCLGMFCLLNLMSMTGVSFGCVASVLGYCLLPMILLSSFAVIFSLQGMVGIILTAGIIGWCSFSASKIFISALAMEGQQLLVAYPCALLYGVFALISVF comes from the exons ATGTCAGGCTTTGACAACTTAAACACGGAATTCTACCAGACAAGTTACAGCATCGATGACCAATCTCAGCCGTCCTATGATTATGGAGGAAGTGGAGGACCTTATAGCAA ACAGTATGCTGGCTATGACTACTCGCAGCAAGGCCGATTTGTCCCTGCAGACATGATGCAGCCTCAGCAACCATACACTGGTCAGATTTTCCAGCCAACTCAGACATATACTCCAGCTACACCTCAGCCATTCTATGGAAACAACTTTGAGGATGAACCACCTTTATTAGAAG AGTTAGGTATCAATTTTGACCACATCTGGCAAAAAACACTAACAGTGCTACATCCATTAAAAGTAGCAGATGGCAGCATTATGAATGAAACTGATTTGGCAGGACCAATGGTTTTTTGCCTTGCCTTTGGAGCCACGTTGTTACTG GCTGGTAAAATCCAGTTTGGCTACGTATATGGGATCAGTGCAATTGGATGTCTGGGGATGTTCTGTTTATTAAACTTAATGAGTATGACAGGTGTTTCATTTGGTTGTGTGGCAAGTGTTCTGGGATACTGTCTTCTTCCCATGATCCTGCTTTCCAGCTTTGCAGTGATATTTTCTTTGCA AGGAATGGTAGGAATCATTCTCACTGCTGGGATTATTGGATGGTGTAGTTTTTCTGCTTCcaagatttttatttctgcattagCTATGGAAGGACAACAACTTTTAGTAGCATATCCGTGTGCTTTGTTATATGGAGTCTTCGCCCTAATTTCCGTCTTTTGA